Proteins co-encoded in one Bacillus sp. FSL H8-0547 genomic window:
- the nikC gene encoding nickel transporter permease, protein MNTFPQVKKNVRHLQRTIFSGRLMIVTGAALLVFIAVLSIAGPLLVSNDPYTANMGERFASPSLQYPLGTDNLGRCIFTRLMVGAKATLGITALVVASVLCLGLPLGLLSGYAGGKFDAFLMRTADGLLALPEFILAIAIAGFLGPSLTNLMIAVVAVKWITYTRLVRGIVISEKEKEYILAAKVGGCSDWKILRRHILPHILSPVLILAALDIGKVILIISSLSYIGLGAQPPNPEWGAMLNDGRPYFQTYPELMIYPGLAIFLVVLSCNLIGEGLRDRLDVKSR, encoded by the coding sequence ATGAATACTTTTCCGCAGGTGAAAAAAAACGTCCGCCATCTGCAGCGAACTATTTTTTCAGGCAGATTAATGATAGTGACAGGAGCAGCTTTGCTTGTTTTCATTGCCGTTCTTTCGATTGCGGGCCCGCTGCTTGTTTCAAATGATCCTTATACAGCAAATATGGGGGAGCGGTTTGCTTCTCCAAGTCTGCAATACCCTCTTGGAACAGATAATCTCGGCAGGTGCATTTTTACAAGATTGATGGTAGGGGCAAAAGCAACTCTCGGCATCACAGCGCTTGTTGTGGCAAGTGTTCTTTGTCTAGGTCTTCCTCTCGGCCTTCTGTCGGGGTATGCAGGGGGCAAGTTTGATGCTTTTCTCATGAGAACGGCAGACGGGCTTCTTGCTTTGCCGGAATTTATTCTGGCGATTGCCATTGCCGGATTTTTAGGTCCAAGCCTTACAAATTTAATGATTGCTGTTGTCGCAGTGAAATGGATCACCTACACCCGCTTAGTAAGGGGCATTGTGATTTCGGAAAAGGAAAAAGAGTACATTCTTGCCGCAAAGGTTGGAGGATGCTCTGACTGGAAGATTCTTAGAAGGCATATACTGCCTCACATTCTGTCGCCGGTTCTCATACTCGCAGCACTGGATATTGGGAAAGTGATTTTGATTATCTCATCTTTATCATACATAGGCCTCGGTGCACAGCCTCCCAACCCTGAATGGGGAGCCATGCTGAATGACGGCAGGCCTTATTTTCAAACGTACCCGGAATTGATGATTTATCCCGGTCTTGCCATCTTTCTGGTTGTTTTATCATGCAACTTAATAGGGGAAGGCCTGAGAGACCGGCTTGATGTAAAAAGCAGGTAG